Genomic window (Ictalurus punctatus breed USDA103 chromosome 16, Coco_2.0, whole genome shotgun sequence):
TGAACTCAACATTTGAGAAAGTTTTACGCATCACACCGCTTCTGACTCAGAACAGAGAGAAACGAGGACTCGCTGTGGACGGAAAACTAAAATATGAGGACACTAACCTGGCGTCCACCACCATGTCAGTctaacccccctcccccccccccccgacaaacacacgcacacacacaccaattcccctacacacacctacactgctgtttgttattattattatgattatggtGATtaatgttgtttgtgtgtgtgtgtgtgtatgtgtgtgcagtttgaggccagggatggagagagaggttTTGGGAATCATGGTTTTTTATAAAGTcacagttcatctgctggtgtctGGAGGAGGGTGAGACACACGCTCTGAAtaatcaattaataataatctcataaattccccataaataatgtttatcgtgtgtgtgtgtgtgtgtttgtttcagcCTGTTGGGAGGTCTGACTGGCAGGTAAACTTTATCATCTTAATATTAAACAACAAAATTctcaaataatttaaaaaatccatccTGAACTGCCTGTTTTAATTATGTTTCTattatcatctctctctccctctctctctctctctctctctctctctctctctctctctctctctctctctctctctctctctctttctgtccttctctctatctatttctgtctttttctctctcagtgatGTGTCAGTGGAGTTGCCTCTGACTCTGATGCACCCCAAACCAACAGGTACAcaactctgtttttatttcatttgtattttattcagctgtgtggagagaaacagagagaaacagagagaataaCAGAGAGAATAACAGGgagagaaacggagagagaaacggagagagaaacagagggaaaCAGAGAGAATAACAGACAGAATAACAGGgagagaaacggagagagaaacggagagagaaacagagggaaacagagagaataacagagagagaaacaaagagagaaatggagagaggaaCGGAGAGAATAACGGAGATCataacagagagaaacagagaaagtcAGCAATATCTCAGCTCGTATCCAGCAGGTTGTGAGATCAAATCCCTGaactctttctctgtgtctctgcagCATGAGTGCTCAGGACTGATGACAGATCTCTCGTGTAGTTTCCTCAAACAGCAACATGGAGAAAACGTGAAGCTCTGTCACCTGGGCAGTACCAAAGTACCGAAGCACTGAATTACCACATGACCGGAGTACTGAAGACATGAAGCAGTGTCTCAGTTCTGTAGCTTAgtgtttaacagaaatgtgGAGGTTTTAGTACCAGGTTCCTTCAGTCACTCATAATCATCATCTATAACACACCATCAGTACTCACtcagtacaaacacacacacacacacacacacacacacacacacacacacacacagtctgaagAGTGCAACATTCTCCTGTAACTCATCTTAATGTGCTTTTTGAAAGTGAAATGTGACTGTAATTGTGTAATTGTAGTAAAAATCTTTGTGtgagttaataaataaaaacgatgACTGAAACACCACagtatcaaataaaaacatataaaaccCCAAACACACGTGTTCTCGCTTGTTATACTGGATTGTATCCTCCGTGAGTGCAGGAGGAACCTCAATACTACTGAGTGAAGATCATGTCTCCATTTCACTCACCGTCCTGAAGAATCTAATCTGAGAGTTAATCAGTTAACCCTGAAGCACTTTAGTATTGGAGCGAGTTCTGATCCTCGGCACAGCGGCATGTGGACAACGAGCGTGTGTTTAAAGCGGTGGCGTTTAAAGgcgagtgtttgtgtttaaaggtggtCTCGACACTATTGAAAAACCCAGTTTCGGATTCTATTTAAGAAACATCTGGCAACTTCGGCGGTGTGAACTGCACGTACTGTAGGTGATCTTTATCATCTGAAAGTGGagctcagaaaatccactggGTTAAATCTCCAACTCTGAATGTGACACCGTGTGTCTAATCTGTTACCTGAGAAAGTGTGTATACTGGACCTTTACAGCTGTATCTCCAAAAGCTCATTAAAGCGGTACCAGTGGTTCTGATGGTCCAGTTTCCAGGTTAAAGAtaataaaggtagaaaagatGTGCACTTGAGGTAGGAACTAGTTGATTAAAGTTAGCCCAGAGCAGTGAGCTCTACATGGACATGCTGTTGGTTTTGTTGCCTGCTCTGTTCCACGCCTCCGTCTGTCCCCTTGCTAGTTATTCCTTAATGTAAGAAACCTGATTCCTGTCTCGTTCTCGTTAACCACATGTGTTTAATCCGTTCACTTTCACATCTTCATTACCAGGTTTTGATGTCATTTCTGATTTCAGTTCCAGGTCTTTCTGgtttccttttccttctctctggAGTTTTCCCATGTAGATCTGTTTTCTCGTGTTTCGGATCGTGGACTGTTTACCTGGTTTGTGGCAATGAATCTTCAATATTATAAAATTGTGAAgctgtaatcacacacactcacacaccaatgttaGTAGAGCTAgtaaggtgctagcttgccatcgggagccaGTTGGGTTCAGTGTATTTCCCAAGGAcatttcggcatgtggagtcaagTGGGCCGGGAAACGACCCACTTGGACAAACCCGCACTACACCCTGAGCCCCAGCCGCCCCATGATGTAATGATGTTTGTGTTAAACACTGATGGATGAACAGTGTCATACAGGCCTCCTTATTTACTTCTGGGTTTTTCCACAGTTTATGTATCTAATGCTGCTTTAGCTCCACCCCAACCACATCTTCTGATTATAGTCTCCACCTGTTCCTTCTAATGAGCTCTATTGTGTATTTTGTGAACCTGCACATCTTGGTTAAAGGTTCTCATTCTTCAGGTTCCTCTCCATGTTCTTTGAGGTCTGGtgtatttcagtatttcctGATGTTGGACCCAGACTCTTGTGTAGTTTATGACCTCCGTCTGTGTTTAGGGGTGAGCCGTGACGGCGTGAGTGAAtgcgtgagtgagtgcgtgagtgagtgagtgagcgagcaaGTGAGCAtgcgtgagtgagtgcgtgaaCTCTTGTTGTCCCCCATGTGTTTCAGCAGAAGTTTAATTGGGGATGAGCGAGCGGATCAGGTCACTTTAAGCTGACTGCAGCACACGGGCCTCGTTTCATTTACAGCAGACTCACCTCAGTATCTCTGAGAGGTTtgaagagaaaacacacacacggagtcaTGAATAAACTGTCAGCGAAGGTCTCTCCATGCTCCACACTTCCACCTGCCACACCGCACACAGCCTCCACCTCAGGTACGACACGCCTGTGTTTTAAttcactcttagaaaaaaaagagacttttAAGTGAGATTACAGACTGGAGAGTTTTCCTTTCTCACTTCAGCATGTTATTAGTTTATTACAGCTTCTCCAGACCTGTCTTTAGGACCGTGATGTGGGATGTGATGTTTACTACAGCAGTAGTTTATGCAAATGTAGAACAATTCCCTTCCAGAAATAAGACTGAACTGGGTTTAAACTACTCTTGTGAGTGATGTGGCTCACTCAGGGCAGTGTTCTgggcaaactctcctgatttaaaatgaaagtgtttatttctctgtgtgtgtgcgtgtgtgtgtgtgtgtgcgtacagAGGCTGACGTGAGGAGTGAGGAGAGTGTGTCGGTGCAGGAGTCAGGGCCAAGCGAGCGTCCGTGTCGGTGTCCGGTCTGGGCGATGATACGGTTAGCGGCGGGCGTGGTGCTGGGGGTCGGCATGGCAACGACATGGGTGGGGGCGGCTCACAGCGCTAAacaaactctcacacacttCAACGCTCCTTTCTTCATCTTTTGGTTCTGCAGCATCTGGAACCTGCTGATGTTCCCTCTGTATTACATCGGATATTTACTGAccgagaaacacagagagacaccGACAGCTCGGTTCAGGTCAGTTTCACAGCAGAGTACTTAAAAAGGGGTGAGTTATCAGTGGGATGAGTTATCAGTGGGATGAGTTATCAATGGGATGAGATATCAATGGGATGAGTTATCAACAGCATGAGTTATCAGCGGAGATGAGTTATCAGTGGGATGAGTTATCAGTGGGATGAGTTATCAATGGAGATGAGTTATCAGTGGGATGAGTTATCATTGGGATGAGTTATCAATGGGATGAGTTATCAGTGGGATGAGTTATCAGTGGGATGATTATGAAGTGAGTGTAATTACACTATAATACTGCGTTAATGTTCATGTTATAGCgcctgtgtgcgtgtgtgtgtgtatgtatcagtgtaaatggcgcacttatggCGCACTTATGGCACACttagtgtgcatgtgtgtgtgtgtgcatgtgtgtgtgtgtgcgcgtgtgtgtgtatcagtatgtgtgtgtgtgtgtgtgtttgtgtgtgtgtgtgtgtgtatcaatgtgtgcatgtgtgtgtgggtgtcagtgtgtgcatgtgtgtgtgtataagtgtgtgcatgtgtacgtgtgtatgtgtatcagtgtgtggatgtgtgtgtgggtgtgcgtgtgtgtgtgtatcagtgtgtgcatatgtgtgtgtatcagtgtgtgcatgtgtacgtgtgtgtgtgtgtgtgtgcgtgtgtgtgcgtgtgtgtgcatgtgtgtgcgcgtgtgtgtgtgtgtgtgtgcgtatatacgATAAGTGTATGTTGATTAATTGAATAATGTTTGAATTGAATAATTCAAACATTAATAAACTCATGTTGAATATTCGTGATGAATATTACAGCTGGAGTTTATAAAGCTGCAtttaaattaaagtgaaaaacaaagcGGCtcatttcatgtgattttaatttaattgaaatgtCTCTAAAGCGGATTAGTGTTAATCTGATTAAAAAGCTAATTCTTTCAGATTAATGTAGAGCTAAATAAACATCCACGCCTCGCCAAGTAAATGCCTCATCATGTAAACGCCTCGCCAAGTAAACACCTCGCCGCGTAAAGGCCTCGTCACTTAAACGCCTCGTCACGTAAACGCCTCGTCACGTAAACGCCTCGTCACGTAAACGCCTCGTCACGTAAAAGCCTCGTCACGTAAACGCCTCGTCACGTAAACGCTTCGTCACGTAAACGCTTCGTCACGTAAAAGCCTCATCACATAAACGTCTCGCCACATAAACGCCTCGTCACGTAAAAGCCTCGTCGCGTAAACGCCTCGTCACGTAAACGCTTTTTCATGTAAACGCCTCGCCAAGTAAACACCTCATCCGGTAAACGCGTCACCACGTAAACGCCTCGTCACTTAAACACCTCGTCACGTAAACGCCTCACCACGTAAACGCCTCATCACTTAAACACCTCGTCACGTAAACGCCTCATCACATAAACACCTTGCCACATAAACGCCTTGTCACACAAACGCCTCATCGCGTAAACACCTCACCACGTAAACGCTTCGTCATGTAAACGCCTCGCCACGTAAACGCCTCATCACGTAAACACTTCATCACGCAAATGCCTCCAGAACATTCAAAACTGAACACTTTGAAGAATTGAGCTGATTTGTGACGATGTCGATTGTTAAGAGCGCTATACAAATGgaactgaattgaaatgaacacattctTAAACACGTCATCACATAACGCGGCTTCACATCAAAATGAAGTCTAAATTAGTAATAACATGGATAACAGCAtgctaacaacaacaacaacatgctaatgtaaatgtgtgtgtatgtgtgtgtaggaagtGTTTGCAGTTCCTGGGTGATGGGGATGTGACAGTGAGGGTGTTGTTGAGGTTCTCTGCTCCGTTCTCCATGTTCTGGAGTGTGTCGGGGTTCCTGTACCTGCGCGCTCTCAGCAGGACGTCAGTGACAGACTGCAGCGCTGTGATGTGCTGTAACTCCGCCTTCACCTTCCTGCTCACCTGGATCTGCCTTAAGGAGCGCTTCCTGGGAGTCAGGGTctcagaacacaaacacacacacacacacacacacacacacacacatgcgtgcacacacacaaacaagcacacacacatgcacatacgcgcacacacacacacacacacacaaacacacgcacacacacgcacacaaacttCAGATTCAGTACAGCAAAAATTcacctactctctctctctctctaaatatatatatatatatatatatatatatatatatatatatatatatatatatatatattatatatctgtctgtctgtctgtctctctctcactctctcaggtGGTAGCGGTGATTCTCTCTATAACAGGAATTGTGATGTTAGCGTACTCTGATGGCTTCTACAGCGACTCTATCACTGGCGTGGCTCTCGGGGTCGGATCAGCCTCATGCTCTGCACtgtataacgtgtgtgtgtgtgtgtgtgtgtgtgtgtgtgtgtgtgtgtgtgtgtgttatatattacagttgTTCTCACCTACTAAGACACATTTCGTGAAATCTTCACCCATTTTCTCACAACTTTAAACACAAAACCAAATCTTCAAATCTACATTCACAAAACCCCTGACTCAAACAATCGCCTCAGAACCATTTCCTCTGTGTACAGGATATCAGCAGTACTAAACATTCAGTAGCCACTGCATCACAAAATGGAGAACACAGCATCCAGGGCATGTAgctctagaaataaatgtttattgtatATATCACAGTGTGTTAGGGGTTTTGTAAAAAGAGTGACTGATTCGACAAATGGGTTTAGGTCACTGAGTATTTGGTTCAGAGACTGGGGTTTAGTGTTTTAGCAATTGAGAAAGATATTACAGTTTATCTCTATGACGTGACACTGCTTggtatttgtgtttgttcatgGCTGTGTTTCATTGCTCAGGTGTTGTACAGGAAGCGTGTAGGGACACTTGATCCCGGCCCAGCAAGCGTTTTGTTGTGCTGTGTgggtatttgtgtgtttgtgttgcactcgtgggtgtgtgtgctgctgtacGTCACGCACATGGAGTTCTGGCCTCCATCTCAGCCTGTGCCCTGGAACACACTCTGCACCACGGCCTCACTGCTGCTCggtacacactcctacacacctaGTGCACTACACTGAGCACTGTTTCAGTAGTGATGTCACAGACAtactctaaccctgtctctgtgtgtgtgtgtgtgtgtgttttgtagtgTTTAATGTGCTAGTGTACATGGGAGGAGTGTGCACTTATCCTGCGCTCATCTCACTCGGGGTCCTGCTCACGGTTCCAGCCAGCGCAGGTTCAGACTCActgcagtcacatgaccacctgcagtCATTATTACCTGTACAATCTCACACACTTCAGCAGTTACGTGTTAGTCTATAAGATAATACTAATAtcatgtgtgtgatgtttgtccTACACTATGCTAAAGGCTAATACACATTAAACTCAGGGCTGTGTTCAGAGTCTGCAACTTAAATCCAAACGTCACATCAAACTGTCGGACAGGGACTTAACACTGCTCCTCACGCCAGCCGAGATCACACAGGAAACATGCCCTTAAGTTCAAGATCAGAACCGAGCGTAACTGAGACACGCCCCTTTTTAGATAAACTCCGCCCATACTGGTTTAACCTTAACTCTCATTTCTCATGTCTGAAGTCTGAATTCTGATGtgtgtaatttcagtattaaatcctctgtgtgtgtgtgtgtctgtgtgtgtgtgtgtaaacagcgGTAGATGTGTGGGTGTTGGAGGCTCCGCCCCTCAGTGACATGCGCTCGGGGGCGTTGGGTTTGATCTCGGCTGCGTTTGTGCTGCTGCTGTTCCCAGAGGATTGGGACGAGAAAACTGTGCAGTGGATCAGTTCAGTGTGGACTCAAAAAACCCTCAACACTTAACACCTGATAATCACCTGGTCCTGTCCTCCTCCTCTACAGTACACTGATTAACACTTCCTccttagtacatttacatggacagcagtaatcgaattattgatcttattctgaataagacaatattgtgattaaggtgtttacatgagtcgcttttagaatattcctttcatgtacccgttttacatgttatagaacatagaccgattaatggcacacatcattacgtcaccgcgccatgccgtctgacgttccctccagaatttcacgtatcgacatacagttggtcttcgttatggtgccgtatacagttttgggtgtttttatttaaaatttgtacgaaagcttcaagtgcggttaattatttgtcatggtATACATGcagatagacgactgcttgaagcccagggctgcgtcccaaaccgcatacttacctactgtatagtagccgagatatgtatttcaccttctatatagcaggtaagtccgcggtttcggacgcagccatgctctcttgtttgtcgTCAAACGGTGGAgtactgccgtgtgtgatcgtgccctgtcGTAAAATGCgatgaaaactcccacacgacgttaataatgtgattaaggtgtttacatgtctgtaatacacgtcgataatgcgactaaaacaggaatactccacatgtcttacttcgatttgtgtttacttcgtgTATGACTtaaatcagattaaggtaataaaaaattgctgtttacatggtagtttcttaatcagagtatcgtcttaatcgggttcatatcggattattgttgtccatgtaaacgcactgaccgATTAACACTTCCCCTTAACACTGCTTAACACTCCCCCTTAACACTGATTAACACCGATTAACACTTCCCCCTTAACACAGATTAACACTGATTAACACTTCCCCCTAAACACCGATTAACACTTCTCCTTAACACCGATTAACACATCCCCCTTAACATTGATTATCACTGTTTAACACTTCACCATTAACACTGATTTACACTTCCCCCTTAACACTTAATAGCTTCCTATTCATCATCACTAAACTGGGTCTAATATATAGttactgttttaaaatgttatttgtgtTACATCTATATTTATAATGATTAATCCTGCATTAGTATGAGAATAAATATTGTTCTACAGCCACTGAATCACAGaactttttgtcattttattttaacattgattttatttaatttacagtCTGACTGAATTACaggctaaataaatcaaatgtgtTACAAATGATGTGTATTTGTTCATAATGAAATCTTTAAAGTTTACTGTGGAATCatccagtgtgtgtttttatattgtgCACAGTACACAAATCCAGCTGTTtgacagctcacacacacacacacacacacacacacacacacacacacacacacacacacacacatttaaatgtattaataacaaaatatattaataaatcacTGCATAACAGAGATCAAAAATTGTGTATGTTAAATGATTTCTATGTAATTATTCAGgtatttataaattatttacttGATTTTATACCATTTTAACACTTCCTCTTATCCCCTTGTTGAATGCTTGAATCTGattgatcagtgtgtgtgtgtaagtgagagagagagagaaccttatagctgctttaacatCTAACTAAAATGTGTGACGTGTTAAAATGTGTGacgtgttgttcattaataaaattaaacattgtaattctgggaaaattgctgtgttataagtggaataacacactgCAGACCGTGCTTTTATACAGAAATAATCCACTTCGGGGGTATCAGTATTCCACTTGCATGTCGCACCGAATCACCGCACCCggagtgcattattattattattattattattattattattattattattattattattgtataacaGCGCAGTGTATCGTAtcttattccttacttacagCATGGGTTATGCGCTACTCTACGGgtgtacattatattatattgtatattttatttttataagcaGTATATTATGATATTTATGTGCAGGAGTGATGAATGAGTGGTGTTTGGTGAGCAGACCGCTGGGGGCGCTCTGTCCGCAGTCTTTGCATGAATCTCCctgtagtagaagaagaagaaggcggAAGTGGGCGAGATTCAGTCGCGCTGTTGGTGTGTATGTTAAACAGCAGCATGGCGCTGAACGCAGGTACAATCTGAAATAAATTCTCACATTTTAAATCTTTAGCATGTTTATTCATCATTAATGCGCTTTTTAACTTTATCACAAGCGTCATGTGAGTTGAGAATCAGCGCGTGATCAGGCTAATAAATAGCTGCCTCCCTGCAGTTCAAGGCGAattctcattaataataaaGAGATGTTTAATGTGTTAGAATGAAAGGTTTCTCCTCTGGAGTTAAACATTCACCTGATAATGATTTAATGCTGAATAATATCGCGTTAGTGCTGTAGAATTGGcttagtttaattaaaataatcaagcTAGTGCTACAGAATTAGAGTTTAGCCTGCTCTTACGTCACTGCTCTTACGTCACTGTTCTTTAGTTGAATGATCAGGTTTGTTATTATGAGTGATTATGaatcgtttgtttgtttgtgtgttcagATGAGGAGGATTTTGAGTGGGAGCCCCCGAGCGAGGCGGAGATGAAGGTGATTCAGGCTCGAAGGGAGCGTCAGGATAAAATCAGTAAACTGATGGGAGATTATTTACTGAAGGGCTACAGGATGCTGAGCGACTGCTGCGACATCTGCGGGGTGTGTAACCACATAACACACATCACTGTTCTCGGTTTACTGCTCGGTCTGTGGTGGTGAGGTTCCTCTGTAGGTCCGTCTCCCTGTGTTTACTCTGCATGACAGGCTGAGGAACTTCACAATCTCAGAATAAAGACACTCCTGCTAGTATATGAGGAAACCCTGGTGGTTGGGCGCTTTATCAGGACCAGAGCAGAGGGCAGAACCAGGACCTACTGGAGAGATTATACACtatacagccaaaagtatgtgcaccgcTTGACCACCACACCCATATGAGGTTATTCCACAAAGTCTGAAGCCTAGAAGTCTAGAAcatctctgtatgctgtagcgttaaatacaatttcccttcagtggcACTCAGAGGCCCAAAAAgtgcaagctccatgaagacatggtgcgttcaggttggaagaaggtggtagaactcgagtgtcctgcacagagccctgacctcaaccccactgactcaTCACCTTCGAGATGAACTCGAAGTGGagtctcctcacccaacattagcgtctgacctcaacctcactaacgctcttgaagttgaacgaacacaaatccccacagacacGCCCCAGaatccagtggaaagccttctcagacgAGAGAGTAGAGCAAATTATAACAGTAAACAATgggtaaataaatattaaatgttcaacgcgcacatatgggtgtgatggtcttgggtgcacatacttttggctgtatCGTGTATGTCACAGTCGAATTGAAGGACGCACTCCAGGAATAGCACACACATGATAAATGAATGTTAAACGCCCAGTAATgaaggggggtgtgtgtgtgtgtgtgtgtgtgtgtgtgtgtgtgtgtgtgtgtgtgtgtgtgtgtgtctgtctgtctgtctgtctgtctgttccatAGACGATTCTGCTGCAGGATAAACAAAGGAAGAATTACTGTGTGGCCTGTCAGGAGCTCGACTCGGACATCGATAAAGACAACCCCGGTGTGtgaagtgatgttttttttggtctcGTCTCAATCCTGTTATAAAGAAGCCCTTGGCGACTTTCCCTCCTCTTCACTCAGAAGTGTGTAACATCACGGTGTGATCATGTTCTGAGCAAGAGGAGGAGGTGATGATTAGATGATGAGGAGCAAGTATTCGATTAGGAACACACTCTCACCTTTTACACTGACACAAGGAATTGATCTGTTACATAAACTCCAataactatgtgtgtgtgtgtgtgtgtgtcagctctGAACGCTCAGGCAGCTCTGTCTCAGGTACGAGAGCGACAACTCGCCAATCTTCACCCACTTGAGGCTGATGAAACCACAGCCACTGTGCCAGAAGTCCCACCCAGTAGCAGACCGGAGCACTGCGATGGAGCGGTGTCTGGCCTCAGAGCCCCTCctccccctcttcctcctccgcAACCCCGCCCCCTTCCTGCTGCGTCCTCCCCCCCGCTGCAGAACCCGAGCAGTGTCTCCGGCTCTGTAGCTCTtactcctcgtcctcctcctcatcgCCAGGACGCCGTGGACGCGCAGGACGTGGTGCTGCAGAAGCTGCGCTGGGCCACGCAGGAGCTGCAGACGGCCGTCTCACTCGAGTCCTGCGTGCAGCTGTGCGGTCTGATCCGCGCCTGCGCAGAGACACTGCAGAGCCTCAAACACCTGCAGGACTGAAACTGTgcgcatacacacaaacacacacaaacacacacacaatttaatcTGAGTTACTCTGTTCACACTGGCAGGACATCACTGATCTCACTCCAGGGTCATGTTCTGGGGGTGTGGCCTAGTTAATTATTAGAAGCTACAGTGTGGTGTGTAACATAAGCACATCTTCACATGTAGTTGTTCATCGTAATAAAACTCAGGAGGTGAAGCTGCAGAGTTCAACTGATTTTCTGCTGAATGAGAAATAAACACCGGAGCTGAAGTTACCATTTTCTGTTCACTTTACtgcctcactcacacacacactaattttacttttaatttggTTCTGAAACATCTACACGAGTGTGTTTCAGACCTTCATCAccaatatgtatgtgtgtgtgtgtgtgtgtgtgtgtgtgtgtttgtctcctCACACACCATTAATGGCATTTGATCCTGAAAAGCAGGTCACACATACAGAGTCACAGACCTGAGATGACTCTCAAGACTTGAGAAACAGATTTATGGTCATTTCAGTCACGTGGTCTGAGTGAGCTCTGAAAGATGCTTTCACATCGAACCCGAAACGATTGATCACCTTCAGTTAATTCACACCTGCACGATAGGTGGCGCTCACCGAGAATGCATTTTACACCTGCATACCAGGTGGCGCAACCATCTGCTCGACCTATCGTCTTTCACCACCGAGAAGAATAATCATGAAAACATTAGCGCAGAGAACCACAACACACTGTTAAGAAGCACAGAAACTTAACTTTCCTTATTTAATGTGGGTTCTACCCGGAAAGGGAGGcagaaattgttttgtgttctttGAAAAGAACTATCGAGCTGTTTTAGtctgaatgaaataatgtgacGTATAATGTAGTAACATAGCAGTGGGACAAAACCCGAGTTTAATGCCCAAGACCTTTATAAGTATGCTTCACTTTCTACGCGTACCGCccatttttttactttgtacaCGCAGGTCGCACATGCGCATtaaattcttttgcactatttagttgtcCTATAAGGTGGCAGCAGTGACTCAGGGCCGTTGATTCTCAAATTAGTTTAAGAACAAACAGAAGAGACACAAACGAGTCCAACTTATAAAGTACCCATATTTG
Coding sequences:
- the LOC108276659 gene encoding solute carrier family 35 member F4, translating into MNKLSAKVSPCSTLPPATPHTASTSEADVRSEESVSVQESGPSERPCRCPVWAMIRLAAGVVLGVGMATTWVGAAHSAKQTLTHFNAPFFIFWFCSIWNLLMFPLYYIGYLLTEKHRETPTARFRKCLQFLGDGDVTVRVLLRFSAPFSMFWSVSGFLYLRALSRTSVTDCSAVMCCNSAFTFLLTWICLKERFLGVRVVAVILSITGIVMLAYSDGFYSDSITGVALGVGSASCSALYNVLYRKRVGTLDPGPASVLLCCVGICVFVLHSWVCVLLYVTHMEFWPPSQPVPWNTLCTTASLLLVFNVLVYMGGVCTYPALISLGVLLTVPASAAVDVWVLEAPPLSDMRSGALGLISAAFVLLLFPEDWDEKTVQWISSVWTQKTLNT
- the znrd2 gene encoding protein ZNRD2, coding for MNLPVVEEEEGGSGRDSVALLVCMLNSSMALNADEEDFEWEPPSEAEMKVIQARRERQDKISKLMGDYLLKGYRMLSDCCDICGTILLQDKQRKNYCVACQELDSDIDKDNPALNAQAALSQVRERQLANLHPLEADETTATVPEVPPSSRPEHCDGAVSGLRAPPPPLPPPQPRPLPAASSPPLQNPSSVSGSVALTPRPPPHRQDAVDAQDVVLQKLRWATQELQTAVSLESCVQLCGLIRACAETLQSLKHLQD